GTCGAAGCCGGTCTTGCAGGCTTCGGCCCGGTCGACGTGCGCATCGCCGAGAACCCGCCGGCGGGTCGCCATGCCGTCGTCGTAGGTCTTGCCGTAGATCTGTCCGTCGCGCTCAGCCAAGGCCATGCTCCTTCAGGACTCCGGAGATCAGATGGCCGAGCCGCTCCGGCGCCTCGACGCAGGGAATGTGACCGACACCCTCGATCACCTCGAAACCGGCGCCCGGGATCAGATCGGTCAGGCCGCGCACCACCTCGGGCGGCGTCGAGCCGTCGACGCTGCCGGCGACGCAGAGCGTCGGGACCGACAGAGACTTGGTCCCGGCGGTCAGGTCCGCGTCGCGGATCGCGGCACAGAGCGCGCTGTAGCCCTTGGCCGGCGTACGCAGCAGCATGTTGCGCCAGAGCGCCAGCTCGGCGGCGCGGGTCTCGCGGAAAGCCGGGGAGAACCAGCGCTCCATGACGGCATCCGCCAGGGACTCGAGCCCGCCCGCGCGAATGCCGGCGATGCGCTCGTTCCAGATCTCCGCCGTGCCGATCTTCTGCGCCGTGCAGCAGAGCACGAGCCCAGTCACGCGCTCCGGCGCGGCAGCCGCCAAGGACTGGGCGATCATGCCGCCGACCGAGAGACCGACAAGCGTTGCCTTGGCGATGCCGAGTTGGTTCATCAAGGACAGCAGATCGCCGGCGTGAGCCAGGATCGGGCGCTCCCCGGCGAGATCGCTCAGCCCGTGACCGGCCTTGGAATAGCGCAGGATCCTCAGCCCGGCCGGCAAAAACGGCAAGAGCGCGTCCCAAACCCGCAGATCGGTGCCGAGCGAGTTGGAGAAGACCAGAACCGGCCCGCCGTTGGATCCGTCACCCGGTCCCTCGATCCGGTACTCGATAACCCGCCCGTCGATCAGGGCTGACTGCATTTGGACCCTCCTCCATCACCACGTTTTCTTTCCAGACTGCGCGATCCGATCCGTTATGTAAAATTAGGTTTTGGAGCGGACCGATAACCCCCGCGTCATGTTGGTGAGTCATGCTGGACCCGAGAATCAAGCTTCGCCATCTGCGGACCTTCGTTGAGGTAGCCCGACGCGGCAGCGTCAAGCAGGCCGCCGACGCCCTCGCGGTGACCCAACCGGCCGTCTCCAAGACCCTGAAGGAATTGGAGGAGATCGTGGAGGCGCGGCTGCTGGAGCGCGGCCGTGCCGGCGCCGCGACGACGCCGGTCGGCGAAACCTTTCTCCACTATGCGGCCTCCGCCCTCGCCTCCCTGGTACAAGGCATGGACGGTATCGCCCAAGCCCGGCAGCAGGGTCAGGACATCCTGACCGTCGGCGCCCTGCCCAGCGTGGCCGCCCGTATCATTCCCGGCGCCGTCGCGAGCTTCAAGGAGGCCACGCCGGAGATGACGATTCGCATCGTCTCCGGCCCCAATCCCTACATCCTCGACCTGCTGCGCGACGGTGAGCTGGACCTGGTGGTCGGTCGTCTGGGACCGCAGGAGAGCATGACCGGCCTGAGCTTCAATCACCTCTATTCGGAGCGGGTCGCGGTGGTGGTCCGTCCCGGCCACCCGCTGCTGACCACGAACGACGTGACGCGGATCGCGGACTACACCGTACTGTTCCCCAATCCCGGCGCGGCGATCCGCGAGCTGTGCGAACAGCTTCTCATCACCAGCGGGATCGCCCGCCTGCCCGACCGGATCGAGACGGTCGCCGCCACCTTCGGGCGGACTTATCTGCGCAAAACCGATGCCGTCTGGTTCATCTCTTACGGCGTCGTCGCCCTCGATATAGCCGACGGGCTGCTTGTCGAACTGCCCTTCAACATCGACCAGACCCTGGGTCCGGTCGGCCTGACCGTGCGGGCGGAGATCGCCATGACGCCGCCAATGACTCTCTTCGCCGGCATCCTGCGCAGGATCGTCGACGCGGCGGCGCCGTGACGGCCGGACAGGGCTTCGATCATGACCGCTGAAATCCGGCGACGCCCTAGGATATCCCACGTCGCTTGAGAACCGAAGAGAGTGCCAGGCAGAGAAAGAGAGCCGCGAACAGCAAGGGCGCCGCATCCGGTCCCATGGCCCCCATGGCCGCTCCGGACGCGGCCGGTCCGACGACACTGCCCGCTCCGTAGATCAGGCCGAACACCACGGTTCCCGAGAGCAAGGCGCCACCGCTGAAACGGGCCCCGAGCCCGGCCAGGGCCACTGTGTAGAGCCCGAAGGAGGCGGCACCGGATGCCGCGATCGCCACCCAAAGCCAGACCTCGCTGCCGACGGCGACCGGCAAAAGCAGACAGGCGACCGCAGTCGCGAGGGAACAGCCGAAGACGACCGCCGTTTTGGACGTGATATCGAGCAGCCAGCCGATAAAGATCTGGGAGGTCACCATACCGATCAAGAAGGCGGTCAGGGTCACTGGGGCCCGTTCGGCCGACAAGCCCTTCTCGATCACATAGACCGGCAGGAGCTGCATCATGCTCATGTCGAAGACCGCGTGAACCCCAACGAGCAGCAGCAGGCCAGGCGCGGCGAGCGCAACGGCCGCCATTCGCCGAACCCCCACGGACGGCAGAGACGAGGAGACGGCCGCCGCCTCGATCCGCAACACG
This genomic stretch from Algihabitans albus harbors:
- the pcaD gene encoding 3-oxoadipate enol-lactonase, translated to MQSALIDGRVIEYRIEGPGDGSNGGPVLVFSNSLGTDLRVWDALLPFLPAGLRILRYSKAGHGLSDLAGERPILAHAGDLLSLMNQLGIAKATLVGLSVGGMIAQSLAAAAPERVTGLVLCCTAQKIGTAEIWNERIAGIRAGGLESLADAVMERWFSPAFRETRAAELALWRNMLLRTPAKGYSALCAAIRDADLTAGTKSLSVPTLCVAGSVDGSTPPEVVRGLTDLIPGAGFEVIEGVGHIPCVEAPERLGHLISGVLKEHGLG
- the pcaQ gene encoding pca operon transcription factor PcaQ, giving the protein MLDPRIKLRHLRTFVEVARRGSVKQAADALAVTQPAVSKTLKELEEIVEARLLERGRAGAATTPVGETFLHYAASALASLVQGMDGIAQARQQGQDILTVGALPSVAARIIPGAVASFKEATPEMTIRIVSGPNPYILDLLRDGELDLVVGRLGPQESMTGLSFNHLYSERVAVVVRPGHPLLTTNDVTRIADYTVLFPNPGAAIRELCEQLLITSGIARLPDRIETVAATFGRTYLRKTDAVWFISYGVVALDIADGLLVELPFNIDQTLGPVGLTVRAEIAMTPPMTLFAGILRRIVDAAAP
- a CDS encoding MFS transporter, with the protein product MCPSLRSTDGRPSGRATDWPLLINTLISVTAFGVALGMSYPLLAINLKVQGASATLIGLNSAAMGAGILASSFALPALLKGFGPRTVMLFGLLGSAVAIAGFALISDLAVWFFLRVLLGFCLNATFVIAEALINARVDPAVRGRVVGLYTSLSALGFGIGPLLLILTGTSGLAPYLVVIGLIALSLLAVLRIEAAAVSSSLPSVGVRRMAAVALAAPGLLLLVGVHAVFDMSMMQLLPVYVIEKGLSAERAPVTLTAFLIGMVTSQIFIGWLLDITSKTAVVFGCSLATAVACLLLPVAVGSEVWLWVAIAASGAASFGLYTVALAGLGARFSGGALLSGTVVFGLIYGAGSVVGPAASGAAMGAMGPDAAPLLFAALFLCLALSSVLKRRGIS